One genomic segment of Chitinophaga sancti includes these proteins:
- a CDS encoding outer membrane beta-barrel protein, with amino-acid sequence MRPIIAIFISLFPVIQASAQDTSKPKQVQLKSIEVISKKPLLEQSIDRTVVNVDAMISAASSNTLEVLNKTPGVTVDHNGTIQLNGKGVLVLINGRATYMSGQDLANYLKGLPGSTLDKIELMDAPPAKYDAGGGAVINLRLKKNTILGLTGNISLSASQGIYTRSNNSLNINYNYKKMNWFASFSYNRDAAYDDDKTNRDYFADSLSVYLHTHVKGRSNTKGIRLGMDYNLNAKNVIGFEVNAQQRPSIYTRGYTSDANNDSISKGFTYSDANWKNFSGNLNFLHRFNNKGHELSADASYISYNNHDEQNLNNDDDFFHYRLWSDMQIFAVKADYVHPIGIEAGAKSSFVKNDYDSRYYNEKWVQVDSNSNHFIYDENINAAYISAKKKWKRWGAQAGLRVENTNITGRQPGNTAYATSVFKRNYTQLFPTVFLSYKLDSAGNQTLSWNIGRRVNRPNYQQLNPFVAFANSYTYETGNPNLRPQTNYRTELKYQYKQWLGLGLQYNWFRDIIFTMSDVVDNIYITKPDNVAKGYIAMLLVNLNLHPAKWWDMNANIMAGKMQLHGEAFSTALNSGTYSVRVRLYNQFDLTHGWSAEASGDYSGRNINGQEVINPRYIIYAGVQKKLWHNKATLKLNMDDIFRSSGQNSHSAGVKDSYYTHRGLYDSQKVGIAFTYRFGKETFARKRNHSDNTADQEQERAK; translated from the coding sequence ATGAGACCCATAATCGCCATCTTTATCAGCCTATTTCCAGTTATTCAGGCATCTGCACAGGATACCTCCAAACCCAAGCAAGTACAGCTTAAAAGCATTGAAGTGATCAGTAAAAAGCCATTACTGGAACAGAGTATTGACAGAACTGTTGTAAATGTAGATGCGATGATCAGTGCCGCCAGCAGCAATACTCTTGAAGTGCTGAATAAAACACCGGGTGTGACTGTAGATCATAATGGTACCATCCAACTGAATGGAAAAGGAGTATTGGTATTGATCAATGGCAGAGCCACTTATATGTCTGGCCAGGATCTGGCGAACTACCTGAAAGGATTACCCGGTAGCACCCTCGATAAGATAGAACTGATGGATGCGCCACCCGCTAAATATGATGCAGGTGGGGGTGCCGTAATCAATTTAAGATTGAAGAAAAATACCATTCTTGGGCTGACAGGAAATATTTCGCTCAGTGCGAGTCAGGGCATTTATACCAGATCCAACAATTCTTTGAATATCAACTATAACTATAAAAAGATGAACTGGTTTGCCAGTTTCAGTTATAACAGAGATGCAGCGTATGATGATGATAAGACAAACAGGGATTACTTTGCAGATAGCCTGAGTGTGTATTTGCATACGCATGTAAAAGGAAGGTCCAATACCAAGGGGATCCGACTGGGCATGGATTATAATTTAAATGCAAAAAATGTAATCGGGTTTGAAGTAAATGCACAGCAAAGACCCAGTATTTATACCAGGGGATATACCAGTGATGCCAACAATGATAGTATCAGCAAAGGGTTTACTTATAGTGATGCCAACTGGAAAAACTTTAGTGGCAACCTGAACTTCCTGCATAGATTCAATAATAAAGGCCACGAACTTTCTGCCGATGCCAGTTATATTTCTTATAACAATCACGATGAACAAAACCTGAATAATGACGATGATTTCTTCCATTACCGGTTATGGTCTGATATGCAGATCTTTGCGGTGAAGGCTGATTATGTACATCCTATTGGTATTGAAGCGGGTGCAAAATCGAGTTTTGTAAAGAACGATTATGATTCCAGGTATTATAATGAGAAATGGGTACAGGTGGATAGTAATTCCAATCATTTTATTTATGATGAGAATATCAATGCGGCATATATCAGTGCAAAGAAGAAATGGAAACGCTGGGGTGCACAGGCCGGTTTGCGTGTAGAGAATACAAACATCACGGGCAGACAACCGGGGAATACCGCGTATGCAACATCTGTGTTTAAGCGGAATTATACACAGTTATTTCCGACTGTGTTCCTGAGTTATAAATTAGATAGTGCAGGTAATCAAACACTGAGCTGGAACATAGGCAGAAGAGTGAACAGACCGAATTATCAACAATTAAATCCTTTTGTGGCTTTTGCGAATAGTTATACATATGAAACGGGTAATCCTAATCTGCGCCCACAAACGAATTACAGAACTGAGTTAAAGTACCAGTATAAACAATGGCTGGGATTAGGTTTGCAATACAACTGGTTTAGGGATATCATCTTTACGATGAGTGACGTGGTGGATAATATTTATATTACCAAACCTGACAATGTGGCGAAGGGATATATTGCCATGTTACTAGTCAATCTGAATTTACACCCTGCGAAATGGTGGGACATGAATGCAAATATAATGGCGGGAAAAATGCAGCTGCATGGAGAGGCATTCTCCACAGCGTTAAATTCAGGTACTTATTCCGTGAGAGTACGATTGTATAACCAGTTTGACCTGACACATGGTTGGAGTGCGGAAGCAAGTGGCGATTATTCAGGTAGGAATATCAATGGACAGGAAGTCATCAACCCAAGATATATTATTTATGCAGGGGTGCAGAAGAAGCTGTGGCACAACAAGGCAACATTGAAACTGAATATGGATGATATTTTCCGTTCATCCGGACAGAACAGTCATTCAGCCGGGGTGAAGGATAGTTATTATACACATAGGGGCCTGTATGATTCTCAGAAAGTAGGAATAGCTTTTACATATCGCTTTGGTAAAGAAACCTTTGCACGTAAACGGAATCACAGTGATAATACGGCTGACCAGGAACAGGAAAGGGCGAAGTGA
- a CDS encoding TenA family protein, producing MSWSERAWQRTARIYDEIIEMPFIKELIDGTLPIEKFKFYIAQDALYLEQFGRALSLIAARAYTVEQVLQYTRFAEGAIVVENALHAAYFKEYDITEKTAVSPSCHHYTSFLLSTCALASVEVAMAAVLPCFWIYKRVGDYIYAQQTAADHPYRNWIDTYAGEAFGELVKKAIAFCDAVATPALEEAMHGAYEKACQLEFMFWDSAYRLGKWSV from the coding sequence ATGAGTTGGAGTGAAAGAGCCTGGCAGCGTACCGCCCGTATTTATGACGAGATTATTGAGATGCCATTTATAAAAGAACTGATAGATGGAACATTACCCATAGAAAAATTCAAATTTTACATTGCGCAGGATGCACTATACCTCGAACAGTTTGGACGTGCATTGTCATTGATAGCGGCAAGAGCATATACCGTAGAACAGGTATTGCAATACACCCGTTTTGCAGAAGGCGCTATTGTAGTAGAAAACGCTTTGCATGCTGCTTATTTCAAAGAATACGACATTACAGAAAAGACAGCTGTTTCTCCATCCTGCCATCATTATACCAGCTTTTTATTGAGTACCTGTGCATTGGCTTCGGTAGAAGTTGCTATGGCGGCAGTACTGCCTTGTTTCTGGATTTACAAAAGAGTAGGTGATTACATCTATGCACAACAAACCGCGGCGGATCACCCTTATCGTAACTGGATAGATACGTATGCGGGAGAAGCCTTTGGCGAACTGGTAAAGAAAGCGATCGCATTCTGCGATGCCGTGGCCACACCCGCTTTAGAAGAGGCTATGCATGGGGCATATGAGAAAGCATGCCAGCTGGAATTTATGTTTTGGGACAGTGCATACAGACTTGGAAAATGGAGCGTTTAA
- the thiM gene encoding hydroxyethylthiazole kinase, whose protein sequence is MKEFIREQILAVRQQSPLVHSITNYVVMNNTANALLAVGASPIMAHAHSEMVDMVRIVGALVINIGTLDEYWVKSMELAIGQANTLGKPWILDPVGAGATPYRDEVLKQLLELKPTIIRGNASEIMALARKNAGTTKGVDSTEESTAAVEAARFLQQEFGSVVCVSGAVDIIVGKDTTILLSNGHPLMAKVTGMGCTATALIGAFAAVNPKDPFCATVSAMALLGIAGEKAAKMSAGPGSMQVNILDQLYQLTDDVVASLIKIEESNV, encoded by the coding sequence ATGAAGGAGTTTATCAGGGAACAGATCCTGGCTGTTCGGCAACAATCCCCGCTGGTTCACAGTATCACAAATTATGTAGTCATGAATAATACTGCCAATGCATTGCTGGCAGTAGGTGCATCTCCCATTATGGCCCATGCTCATTCGGAAATGGTGGACATGGTCAGGATTGTAGGTGCACTCGTAATTAACATCGGTACCCTCGATGAATACTGGGTAAAGAGTATGGAACTCGCTATCGGTCAGGCAAATACCCTGGGTAAACCATGGATCCTTGACCCCGTTGGAGCAGGTGCGACCCCTTACAGAGATGAAGTATTAAAACAATTACTGGAACTAAAGCCGACCATTATCCGTGGCAATGCTTCTGAAATCATGGCGCTTGCCCGTAAGAATGCCGGCACTACCAAAGGCGTGGATAGCACCGAGGAGAGCACTGCCGCTGTAGAAGCAGCTCGTTTTCTGCAACAGGAGTTTGGCAGTGTCGTGTGTGTATCCGGTGCTGTGGATATCATTGTTGGCAAAGACACGACTATATTATTATCAAACGGACACCCGCTGATGGCAAAGGTGACAGGAATGGGTTGTACAGCTACCGCACTGATTGGCGCTTTTGCAGCTGTTAATCCCAAGGATCCCTTTTGTGCAACCGTTTCGGCCATGGCTCTGCTGGGTATAGCAGGTGAAAAAGCGGCAAAGATGTCTGCCGGCCCGGGTAGTATGCAGGTAAATATACTGGATCAATTATATCAACTGACAGATGATGTAGTGGCTTCACTGATTAAAATAGAGGAGTCCAATGTTTAA
- the thiE gene encoding thiamine phosphate synthase — protein sequence MFNRRLYLVISEEACKGRDLVTVATAAIKGGVDLIQLREKELDNPAFLERALRLKEALIPHRVPLIINDNLWVAQQCGATGIHVGNSDLAPLAIRAQWPSCGILGYSIEYEKQIYTADAEASDYLALSPIFATPTKTDTVTEWKLEGIRHIRALTDKLLVAIGAIHAGNAADVIKAGADCLAIVSAICGAPDPEKAAATIRLQIEKAL from the coding sequence ATGTTTAATCGCAGATTATACCTGGTCATCAGCGAAGAAGCCTGCAAAGGCAGAGATCTGGTTACAGTGGCGACTGCAGCTATAAAAGGTGGAGTAGATTTAATTCAGTTACGCGAAAAAGAACTGGATAACCCTGCTTTTTTAGAACGTGCCCTTCGTCTCAAAGAAGCGCTCATTCCTCATAGGGTACCCTTGATCATCAACGACAATTTATGGGTGGCACAGCAATGTGGCGCTACAGGTATACATGTTGGTAACAGTGATCTGGCGCCATTGGCTATCAGGGCACAATGGCCTTCCTGCGGAATCTTAGGGTATTCCATAGAATATGAAAAACAGATCTATACAGCCGATGCAGAGGCTTCAGATTACCTCGCTCTAAGTCCCATTTTTGCAACACCAACCAAAACGGATACCGTTACAGAATGGAAACTGGAAGGGATCAGGCATATCCGTGCTCTCACAGATAAACTACTGGTAGCGATTGGCGCTATCCACGCAGGCAATGCGGCAGATGTGATCAAAGCAGGAGCAGATTGTCTGGCCATTGTATCTGCTATTTGTGGGGCACCGGACCCTGAAAAAGCAGCTGCTACCATTCGTCTTCAAATAGAAAAAGCTCTATGA
- a CDS encoding LytTR family DNA-binding domain-containing protein: MRKINCLIVDDEPIARQIIQTYCSHFPMLNIIASCGNALEAKAIAQQEDIELIFLDINMPVLNGLAFLKTLKYQPQVIFTTAYKEYAVEAFDLAATDYLLKPFSLERFIIAVDKALEKLTTPEFTASKKENFIFIKADGKIYKIQYEDIYYAEASGNYTKVVTKQRTILPTITFSGFEELLPANLFIRIHRSFIINKASITHIEGNRAFINTTEIPIGSNYKDNFLKQLGL, from the coding sequence ATGAGAAAGATCAATTGTCTGATAGTAGACGATGAGCCAATAGCCAGGCAGATAATACAAACGTATTGTAGTCACTTTCCGATGTTGAACATCATCGCCTCCTGCGGCAATGCGCTGGAAGCAAAAGCTATTGCACAACAGGAAGACATAGAACTCATTTTTCTCGATATCAACATGCCGGTACTGAATGGACTGGCATTTTTAAAAACACTCAAGTACCAGCCACAGGTGATTTTCACCACTGCTTACAAAGAGTATGCTGTAGAAGCCTTTGACCTGGCGGCCACAGATTACCTGTTAAAACCCTTTTCATTGGAAAGGTTCATTATAGCAGTGGACAAGGCTTTGGAGAAACTAACAACACCTGAATTCACCGCCAGTAAAAAGGAAAACTTCATCTTCATCAAGGCAGATGGAAAGATCTATAAAATACAGTACGAAGATATTTACTATGCAGAGGCCAGTGGTAATTATACCAAAGTAGTCACTAAGCAACGTACCATTCTCCCTACTATCACCTTTTCCGGTTTTGAAGAGTTATTACCTGCTAATTTATTTATCAGGATACACCGTTCATTTATTATCAACAAAGCCAGCATTACGCATATAGAGGGCAACCGGGCATTTATAAATACCACAGAGATCCCTATAGGCAGTAATTACAAAGACAATTTTCTGAAACAACTGGGGTTGTAA
- a CDS encoding AraC family transcriptional regulator: MDTFNLPMDLVQETDNVHIIGYQSSANLVKNKITMNTNLFSFLLAGVKTTFYAEKSAQIDPSQFILLSCGNCMMSEKNAPENGIYKSILFFFDNKILSDFFIKYPGPPQVHVEQGMSIAEQPFVTFRLDPFLQNFLHSLELMLATGKPISRAMRVLKFEELMLYMVDKYPQEVLSLRTANKDEHDFRQAVEAHIENNITVDELAFLCNMSTSTFKRRFARIYGVAPSKWYLQKRMEMAATLLLNNREKPSDVYHKVGYENHSSFTQSFKQVFGLTPSEYQQQKLTVLQ; the protein is encoded by the coding sequence ATGGATACGTTCAATCTGCCAATGGACCTGGTACAGGAAACTGACAATGTGCACATCATCGGTTATCAGTCTTCAGCAAACCTGGTGAAGAACAAGATTACCATGAACACCAACCTGTTCAGTTTCCTGCTGGCTGGCGTAAAAACAACGTTTTATGCAGAAAAGAGCGCGCAGATTGACCCATCTCAGTTCATCCTGTTATCTTGTGGCAATTGCATGATGAGCGAGAAAAATGCCCCTGAAAATGGCATTTACAAGAGTATCCTGTTTTTCTTCGATAATAAAATCCTCTCAGATTTCTTTATCAAATATCCCGGCCCGCCCCAGGTCCATGTTGAACAGGGCATGAGCATTGCGGAACAACCTTTTGTTACCTTCCGGCTGGATCCTTTTTTACAGAATTTCCTGCACTCCCTGGAGCTGATGCTGGCTACCGGCAAACCCATATCAAGGGCGATGCGGGTACTCAAGTTCGAAGAGCTGATGTTGTACATGGTGGACAAGTACCCTCAGGAGGTATTGAGTCTCCGTACCGCCAACAAAGACGAACATGACTTCCGGCAGGCGGTAGAAGCACATATTGAAAACAATATCACTGTCGATGAACTGGCTTTCCTCTGCAACATGAGCACCTCTACTTTCAAGCGCCGTTTTGCCAGGATCTATGGCGTAGCACCCAGCAAATGGTATTTACAAAAGAGAATGGAAATGGCGGCGACCTTATTATTAAATAACCGCGAAAAACCCAGTGATGTATATCATAAAGTAGGGTACGAAAATCATTCAAGCTTTACCCAATCCTTTAAACAGGTATTCGGTCTCACCCCCAGTGAATACCAGCAACAGAAATTGACCGTTTTACAATAG
- a CDS encoding GH92 family glycosyl hydrolase gives MRLIVSMAAIACLFHGSVSAQTSDLLRYVQPLSGTAASTTASSQKHGSGTESYANTIPAVGLPFGMTQWTPQTNTTENKCFPPYTYRDSLLTGFRGTHWLSGSCTQDYGSFTIMPITGHFTTNYATPFSHDKEISTPAYYKLTLPAVSTEITATLRCSMFQFTMEKTDSLYLLLTPNSDRQEGIVKINAYRHEITGYNPVHRIYQGWGEPAGFCGYFVMQIETVTPLDKSGYAAYYLQKGEQVRVRIGTSFTSIDNARKNLEAEIPDWDFAALKAKNEAVWNKALSQIQVETTREKDKRIFYTALYHAMQHPRLFNDVDGKYPRFAGDYQNERVSKGDYYDDYSMWDIYRAQLPLFEILQPKLVNDFVNSLVLKGQQGGWLPIFPCWNSYTAAMIGDHATAFIASAFNKGIRDYDVNAAYELMRKNAFEMSKGDDYLNGKGRRALDSYIKYGYIPMEDSVPIAFHKKEQVSRTLEYAYDDYALSTVAKALGKTADYEILAKRAQNYNNVIDPKVGMARGKYADGSWYSPFNADKKEPYITEGTPRQYTFYVPQDVTGLAKKINLKASLDSLFGKDEYWHGNEPGHQIPFMYNFTAAPEKTSKTVHKILAEEYADGPGGLSGNDDAGQMSAWYLFASMGFYPVDPVSNNYELSVPIFDKVTILLPDNKKFQLKAVQRRGRRSLLYNGKELKGHAITYEQIMQGGELVFFF, from the coding sequence ATGCGGTTAATTGTATCAATGGCGGCTATCGCCTGTCTTTTCCACGGAAGTGTTTCTGCCCAGACATCAGACCTTCTACGTTATGTTCAGCCACTTTCGGGCACGGCAGCCAGTACAACGGCTTCTTCCCAGAAACATGGCAGTGGCACTGAATCTTATGCCAACACCATTCCGGCAGTTGGACTGCCATTTGGTATGACGCAATGGACACCGCAAACCAATACGACCGAAAACAAATGTTTTCCTCCATATACTTACAGAGACAGCCTGTTGACCGGGTTTAGAGGTACACACTGGCTGAGTGGCTCCTGTACACAGGATTATGGTAGTTTCACCATTATGCCTATCACCGGGCACTTTACGACTAACTACGCAACGCCTTTTTCTCATGACAAGGAAATCAGTACCCCTGCATACTATAAATTAACCCTACCGGCTGTTAGTACGGAGATCACGGCTACTTTAAGATGTAGCATGTTCCAGTTTACTATGGAAAAGACGGATAGCCTGTACCTGTTGCTGACACCAAATAGTGACCGGCAGGAAGGTATTGTGAAGATTAATGCCTACAGGCATGAAATAACAGGTTATAATCCTGTGCATCGTATTTATCAGGGGTGGGGAGAACCGGCAGGTTTTTGTGGCTATTTTGTTATGCAGATAGAGACGGTGACTCCCTTAGATAAATCTGGCTATGCGGCTTATTACCTGCAAAAAGGTGAACAGGTAAGAGTACGTATTGGAACCTCTTTTACCAGTATTGATAATGCCCGTAAAAACCTGGAAGCTGAAATACCCGATTGGGATTTTGCTGCTTTGAAAGCAAAGAATGAAGCCGTCTGGAACAAAGCACTGAGCCAGATACAGGTGGAAACAACCAGGGAAAAAGACAAACGTATTTTCTATACGGCGTTATACCATGCTATGCAGCACCCCAGGTTGTTCAATGATGTAGATGGCAAATATCCTCGATTTGCAGGAGATTACCAGAATGAGCGTGTCAGCAAAGGGGATTATTATGATGATTACTCTATGTGGGATATTTACAGGGCGCAATTGCCCTTATTTGAAATATTACAGCCAAAGTTGGTGAATGACTTTGTCAACTCTTTAGTGTTGAAAGGACAGCAAGGTGGATGGTTGCCTATATTTCCCTGCTGGAATAGTTATACAGCTGCAATGATCGGGGATCACGCTACGGCTTTTATTGCTTCTGCTTTCAATAAAGGGATCAGGGATTATGATGTGAATGCAGCTTATGAACTGATGCGGAAGAATGCTTTTGAAATGAGCAAAGGTGATGATTACTTAAACGGGAAAGGCAGAAGAGCACTGGATAGTTATATAAAGTATGGATATATTCCAATGGAAGATAGTGTGCCCATTGCATTTCATAAAAAGGAACAGGTGAGCCGCACACTGGAATATGCGTATGATGATTATGCATTGTCTACTGTGGCGAAAGCTTTGGGTAAGACAGCAGATTATGAAATATTGGCTAAGCGTGCGCAGAATTATAATAATGTCATAGATCCGAAGGTAGGCATGGCAAGAGGTAAGTATGCAGATGGTAGCTGGTATAGTCCATTTAATGCTGATAAGAAAGAACCTTATATTACAGAAGGTACACCCAGGCAGTACACATTCTACGTACCTCAGGATGTAACTGGACTAGCTAAAAAAATAAACCTGAAAGCTTCACTGGATAGTTTGTTTGGAAAGGATGAATACTGGCATGGGAATGAGCCGGGGCACCAGATCCCTTTTATGTACAACTTCACTGCTGCACCTGAAAAGACAAGTAAAACCGTACATAAAATCCTGGCAGAAGAATACGCTGATGGACCGGGTGGTTTAAGTGGGAATGATGATGCAGGGCAGATGTCTGCCTGGTACCTGTTTGCTTCAATGGGTTTTTACCCTGTAGATCCGGTGAGTAACAACTATGAATTGTCTGTACCTATTTTTGATAAAGTCACTATTTTATTGCCTGATAATAAAAAATTCCAGTTGAAGGCGGTTCAGAGACGAGGCAGGAGGAGTCTGCTTTATAATGGAAAAGAGCTGAAAGGACATGCGATTACATACGAACAAATAATGCAGGGTGGTGAATTGGTTTTCTTTTTTTAA
- a CDS encoding YbhB/YbcL family Raf kinase inhibitor-like protein, whose product MKKLSALLGMIAIFAINAHAQTFTLKSSDLGGQFSNKQYNSIMGYTGENQSPALSWDNAPAGTKAFAVTMYDFDAPTGSGFWHWVVYNIPADVKEIKAGAGNPAKQLLPAGAIQGVTDFGAPGYGGPAPTPGLPHMYLITVYALKAPLTLDKGATAAYVGFNLNMTMLGKASMIAYAQHP is encoded by the coding sequence ATGAAGAAATTAAGCGCATTATTAGGAATGATAGCCATCTTCGCTATCAACGCACATGCACAGACCTTTACCTTAAAAAGTAGTGACCTGGGTGGTCAGTTCTCCAACAAACAATATAATAGTATTATGGGGTATACCGGTGAAAACCAATCCCCGGCACTATCATGGGATAATGCCCCTGCAGGCACCAAAGCTTTTGCTGTAACAATGTATGATTTTGATGCCCCAACCGGTAGTGGATTCTGGCATTGGGTGGTATACAATATTCCTGCAGATGTAAAGGAAATAAAAGCGGGTGCCGGTAATCCTGCCAAACAATTATTGCCTGCAGGTGCTATTCAGGGAGTAACCGATTTCGGTGCACCAGGTTATGGTGGTCCTGCACCTACGCCGGGTTTACCTCACATGTACCTGATCACTGTATATGCTTTGAAAGCACCATTAACGTTGGATAAGGGGGCGACAGCAGCGTATGTTGGGTTCAATTTAAATATGACAATGTTGGGTAAGGCATCTATGATTGCTTACGCACAACATCCATAA
- a CDS encoding sensor histidine kinase, which yields MVGISTGIVLFILIRQFVHTITAMDDEEIAFALTVGFLAAVYTGRFLSFLFIDEKRQVSYRPLILLSIIFLLSSCFTCLFIGKALQRHDFFHDFLFPMSFLIMSLTLGMLIKLFRTRIFTHLHEAQILAANSQSELQNLQSQLSPHFLFNTLNNMYGLSITAPGKVPALLLQLSDLLRYSVYDAKEMFVPLKDELTYINNYMEFEKIRIGERLHLNTVIEPFDDTNDMIAPMLMIVFIENAFKHSKNTTNDKIYIEIMIRRWSDSILFSVKNSKGEVPEHSGGLGLENVRKRLSLLYPNQYDLNIDDGDKYFTVQLQLKIKNHEKDQLSDSRR from the coding sequence ATGGTAGGAATATCAACCGGCATTGTGTTGTTTATTCTGATAAGACAATTTGTGCATACAATCACCGCCATGGACGATGAGGAGATTGCCTTTGCATTGACCGTAGGTTTTTTGGCGGCAGTATATACAGGACGGTTTTTATCTTTCTTATTCATTGATGAAAAAAGACAGGTATCTTATCGTCCCCTTATTCTTCTTTCCATTATATTTTTATTATCCAGTTGTTTTACTTGTCTCTTTATAGGAAAGGCCCTTCAGCGTCATGATTTCTTCCACGATTTTCTGTTCCCGATGTCGTTCCTGATCATGAGCCTGACCCTGGGCATGCTCATCAAACTATTCCGTACCCGGATCTTCACACACTTACATGAGGCCCAGATCCTGGCGGCCAACAGTCAGAGTGAGCTGCAAAATCTGCAATCCCAGTTAAGTCCGCATTTCCTGTTCAATACCCTCAATAATATGTACGGTCTTTCTATTACAGCACCAGGCAAAGTACCGGCCCTGCTGTTGCAATTGTCCGATCTGCTGCGATACTCTGTATACGATGCCAAGGAAATGTTTGTACCTTTAAAAGACGAGCTGACATACATCAACAACTACATGGAGTTTGAGAAGATCAGGATAGGGGAACGCCTGCACCTGAACACGGTAATAGAGCCTTTTGACGATACGAATGATATGATTGCACCGATGCTCATGATCGTATTTATAGAAAATGCTTTTAAGCATTCTAAAAATACCACCAACGACAAGATCTACATTGAAATCATGATCAGGCGCTGGAGTGACAGCATCCTCTTCTCCGTAAAAAACTCCAAAGGAGAAGTACCGGAACACAGTGGTGGCCTGGGACTGGAAAATGTAAGAAAGCGCTTATCTTTACTGTATCCCAATCAGTATGACCTGAACATAGATGATGGAGATAAATATTTCACGGTACAGTTGCAGCTAAAAATTAAGAATCATGAGAAAGATCAATTGTCTGATAGTAGACGATGA
- the thiD gene encoding bifunctional hydroxymethylpyrimidine kinase/phosphomethylpyrimidine kinase, with translation MTKYKYVPVLTIAGSDSGGGAGIQADLKTFAALGCFGTSAITAITVQNTLGVTGIHSIPPEIVTGQIRAVMDDIQPAAIKIGMIHSPALALALAETLVLYPNVPVVLDPVMVATSGDRLIESTTISILKEKLFPLVSLVTPNLDEAAILADMPLQDLSGMQQAADRILQTGCKAVLVKGGHLAGKELFDVYKDQGNNVHIISSQHIDTANTHGTGCTLSSAIAAYLGRGEKLVTAIDKASQYIHSAIAAGQHVQTGKGHGPVNHFFAPEKQITHELE, from the coding sequence ATGACAAAATATAAATATGTACCTGTGTTGACCATCGCAGGTTCCGACAGCGGGGGAGGGGCAGGCATACAGGCTGACCTGAAAACCTTTGCTGCATTGGGTTGCTTTGGAACATCCGCGATCACAGCGATCACGGTACAAAATACATTGGGCGTAACAGGGATCCATAGTATTCCCCCCGAAATTGTAACAGGCCAGATACGTGCCGTGATGGATGATATACAACCGGCTGCCATAAAAATAGGGATGATACATTCACCTGCGTTAGCATTAGCGCTTGCCGAAACGCTGGTATTATATCCCAATGTACCGGTAGTACTCGATCCTGTCATGGTGGCGACCAGTGGAGACCGGCTGATAGAATCAACCACCATTTCAATACTGAAAGAGAAATTATTCCCTTTGGTATCATTGGTTACACCCAACCTGGATGAAGCGGCTATCCTTGCAGACATGCCTTTGCAAGATCTTTCTGGTATGCAACAGGCAGCAGATCGTATTTTACAAACAGGTTGTAAGGCGGTGTTGGTAAAAGGGGGGCATCTGGCAGGTAAAGAATTGTTTGATGTCTATAAAGATCAGGGGAATAATGTACATATCATATCCAGTCAGCACATAGATACTGCAAATACGCATGGTACAGGGTGTACCCTATCTTCTGCTATCGCAGCTTATCTGGGTCGTGGAGAAAAGTTGGTGACAGCTATTGACAAGGCCAGTCAATATATACATAGCGCCATTGCTGCAGGGCAACATGTACAAACCGGGAAGGGCCATGGCCCTGTGAATCATTTTTTTGCACCTGAAAAACAAATTACACATGAGTTGGAGTGA